A single genomic interval of Nonomuraea rubra harbors:
- a CDS encoding ABC transporter ATP-binding protein, producing MSEVVLSLEDVVAGYGRAAPVLRGLTVTVRAGEVVCLVGPNGAGKSTALKVASGLLAPRSGRVLLAGRDVTGLPPQRLLGLGLAHVLQGHSVFREMTVAENVRLGGFTVRDQARLNARIAAVKELFPVVGERWGSLAGLLSGGQQKQVEFARALMLEPTVVLLDEPSMGLDPRNTSVVFDQIDLMRRTGVAVLLVEQNARRALEMADLGCVLDLGRVHISGPARDLAADPRLGRLYLGGAPST from the coding sequence GTGTCTGAGGTGGTGCTTTCCCTGGAGGACGTCGTGGCCGGCTACGGCAGGGCGGCCCCCGTGCTGCGCGGCCTGACCGTCACCGTCCGCGCCGGCGAGGTCGTCTGCCTCGTCGGCCCCAACGGCGCCGGCAAGTCCACCGCGCTCAAGGTCGCCAGCGGCCTGCTCGCCCCCCGCTCGGGCCGCGTCCTCCTGGCCGGCCGGGACGTGACGGGCCTGCCGCCGCAGCGCCTGCTCGGCCTCGGCCTGGCCCACGTCCTGCAGGGGCACAGCGTCTTCCGCGAGATGACGGTGGCCGAGAACGTCCGGCTCGGCGGCTTCACCGTACGCGACCAGGCCCGGCTGAACGCGCGCATCGCGGCGGTCAAGGAGTTGTTCCCCGTCGTGGGGGAGCGGTGGGGGAGCCTGGCGGGGCTGCTGTCGGGCGGGCAGCAGAAGCAGGTGGAGTTCGCGCGGGCGCTGATGCTGGAGCCGACGGTGGTGCTGCTGGACGAGCCGTCCATGGGGCTCGACCCGCGCAACACCTCGGTCGTCTTCGACCAGATCGACCTCATGCGCAGGACCGGGGTGGCGGTGCTGCTGGTGGAGCAGAACGCGCGCAGGGCGCTGGAGATGGCCGACCTGGGGTGCGTGCTCGACCTCGGCCGGGTGCACATCTCGGGTCCCGCCCGCGACCTGGCCGCCGACCCCCGGCTGGGACGCCTCTACCTGGGAGGCGCCCCGTCCACCTGA
- the cydB gene encoding cytochrome d ubiquinol oxidase subunit II, producing the protein MIELWFAIIAFLWTGYFVLEGFDFGVGMLAPLVSRNATEQRASLQTIGPVWDGNEVWLITAVGAMFAAFPAWYAGVFSTFYLPVTLILVGLIVRGVGLEWRGKVDNPLWCDLGIVVGSALPAFLWGSVFADLLFNNALAAVVGGVFTLAVCALHGAVFLALKTTGPVRRRARVAALIAGGVTIPVAVAALSSLGTIPALVSMAALAAATALIWRRREGWAFAATAASIVLATLAVFMELRVRPLPGLTLVEAASASYTLGMLTWIGLIALPFVLVYQGWTYWVFRKRVLVAGS; encoded by the coding sequence ATGATCGAGTTGTGGTTCGCCATCATCGCCTTCCTCTGGACCGGCTACTTCGTCCTGGAGGGCTTCGACTTCGGCGTCGGCATGCTGGCGCCCCTGGTGAGCAGGAACGCCACCGAGCAGCGCGCCAGCCTGCAGACCATCGGCCCGGTGTGGGACGGCAACGAGGTGTGGCTGATCACCGCGGTCGGCGCCATGTTCGCCGCCTTCCCCGCCTGGTACGCGGGCGTGTTCAGCACCTTCTACCTGCCGGTGACGCTGATCCTGGTCGGGCTCATCGTGCGCGGCGTGGGCCTGGAGTGGCGCGGCAAGGTGGACAACCCGCTCTGGTGCGACCTGGGCATCGTGGTGGGCAGCGCGCTGCCGGCGTTCCTGTGGGGCTCCGTCTTCGCCGACCTGCTGTTCAACAACGCGCTCGCGGCCGTCGTGGGCGGCGTGTTCACGCTGGCGGTGTGCGCCCTGCACGGCGCGGTGTTCCTCGCGCTGAAGACCACCGGCCCGGTACGCCGCCGCGCCCGCGTCGCCGCCCTGATCGCCGGTGGCGTGACGATCCCGGTGGCCGTGGCCGCCCTGTCGAGCCTCGGCACCATCCCGGCCCTCGTCTCCATGGCGGCCCTGGCGGCGGCCACGGCCCTGATCTGGCGCCGCCGGGAGGGCTGGGCTTTCGCGGCCACGGCGGCCTCGATCGTGCTGGCCACGCTGGCGGTCTTCATGGAGCTGCGGGTCCGGCCGCTGCCGGGGCTGACGCTGGTGGAGGCGGCGTCGGCGTCGTACACGCTGGGGATGCTGACCTGGATCGGGCTGATCGCGCTGCCGTTCGTGCTGGTGTACCAGGGGTGGACGTACTGGGTGTTCAGGAAGCGCGTGCTGGTGGCCGGCTCCTGA
- a CDS encoding cytochrome ubiquinol oxidase subunit I — translation MDALDLARWQFGVTTVYHFLFVPLTIGLGIFVAGLQTAWHRTGNEQYLKLTKFFGKLFLINFAMGVVTGIVQEFQFGMNWSEYSTFVGDVFGAPLAMEALLAFFMESTFLGLWIFGWDRLPKRVHLATIWAAAIGSNLSAYFILAANAWMKHPVGYEVVDGKARMTDLWAVLTNSTALAQVPHVIAGSFVVAGGFVLAVCGYWLLRTRAEMWRRAARAALVMTAIAGAVVAGTGDHSAKLMYEQQPMKLAAAEGLERDTEGAAFSVVPGLEIPKLLSFLSTNDLEAPVQGTEDLQRRFEQQFGPGDYRPDGTVVFWSFRVMIVFGLATVGLSVLGLWLTRRRREFPAWLSRAMLLALPLPLIAVIAGWLLSEIGRQPWTVAGELLTASSVSPGVSLAEVATSLTIFTLLYGALAVAETVLLARHVRKGAEEQAPVQAAEAPREPSLMY, via the coding sequence ATGGACGCACTTGACCTGGCACGGTGGCAGTTCGGGGTGACCACCGTGTACCACTTTCTGTTCGTGCCCTTGACCATCGGTCTCGGGATCTTCGTGGCCGGCCTGCAGACGGCCTGGCACCGCACCGGCAACGAGCAGTACCTGAAGCTCACGAAGTTCTTCGGCAAGCTGTTTCTGATCAATTTCGCCATGGGCGTGGTCACCGGCATCGTGCAGGAGTTCCAGTTCGGGATGAACTGGAGCGAGTACTCCACGTTCGTCGGCGACGTCTTCGGGGCGCCGCTGGCCATGGAGGCGCTGCTGGCCTTCTTCATGGAGTCCACGTTCCTGGGATTGTGGATCTTCGGCTGGGACCGGCTGCCGAAGAGAGTGCACCTGGCGACCATCTGGGCGGCGGCCATCGGGTCCAACCTGTCGGCCTACTTCATCCTCGCGGCGAACGCCTGGATGAAGCACCCCGTCGGCTACGAGGTCGTGGACGGCAAGGCCAGGATGACCGACCTGTGGGCGGTGCTGACCAACTCCACCGCGCTGGCCCAGGTCCCGCACGTGATCGCGGGCTCGTTCGTGGTGGCGGGCGGCTTCGTGCTGGCGGTGTGCGGCTACTGGCTGCTGCGCACCCGCGCGGAGATGTGGCGCCGCGCGGCGCGCGCCGCGCTGGTCATGACGGCCATCGCGGGGGCGGTCGTCGCGGGCACCGGCGACCACTCGGCCAAGCTCATGTACGAGCAGCAGCCCATGAAGCTGGCCGCCGCCGAGGGCCTGGAGCGCGACACCGAGGGCGCCGCGTTCAGCGTCGTCCCCGGCCTCGAGATCCCGAAGCTGCTGAGCTTCCTGTCCACCAACGACCTCGAGGCGCCCGTCCAGGGCACCGAGGACCTGCAGCGGCGCTTCGAGCAGCAGTTCGGCCCCGGCGACTACCGCCCGGACGGCACCGTCGTCTTCTGGTCGTTCCGCGTGATGATCGTGTTCGGCCTGGCCACGGTGGGCCTGTCGGTGCTCGGCCTCTGGCTGACCCGCCGCAGGCGGGAGTTCCCCGCGTGGCTCTCGCGGGCGATGCTGCTCGCGCTGCCGCTCCCGCTGATCGCCGTGATCGCCGGCTGGCTGCTCAGCGAGATCGGCCGCCAGCCGTGGACGGTCGCGGGCGAGCTCCTCACCGCCTCCAGCGTGTCCCCGGGCGTCTCGCTCGCCGAGGTGGCCACGTCCCTGACGATCTTCACGCTGCTGTACGGCGCCCTCGCGGTGGCCGAGACCGTGCTGCTGGCCAGGCACGTCCGCAAGGGCGCCGAGGAGCAGGCGCCGGTCCAGGCGGCCGAGGCGCCGCGCGAGCCGTCCCTGATGTACTGA